GATTACCATATTTGCTCTACTACTGTTTTGAGATTTGAGATTTTTTTTGAGATTTGAGATTTAtttttctgtacgtgcaacagaaaaaacgaagcaaaagcaaaaggctacatagcctgacggaggcttttggtccgaaatacagtctggcaaaaaaaaaaataaaaactaaaaataacatgtcatacacaacttagccgcaattagagaacatcattatatacagatacaatttgcaaattctgatcacacatgtaaccatcacagatataaagaaagaacaggacagtaaatagtaatgaaatacctaaaaaacatcgcaatatatacaataggtgaggtaaggaaagcatctggagacacatacattcctaagcaccttgaacaaacaataagcaaaaaaaacaacaacaacaaaaggacacaaatagtgtactctaagcaattgggacacagaaagtaataaataatccaaatttctgtattaagtgtattcaatacaattataaaggagaaattccttgaacttatttttggaagttttcttatttaggtcaagtacgtcacccagtttgttgaGGAGACTCGGTATTTGATCATCAATATGTTGTTGACCATAGATTGTTCTAGTTTTCAGTGTTCTTATACTATGTGTACGGAGATAGTACTCACCACATCGAGAAGAATCGTACATGgggtatagtttattattttggatatacaataataacctataataatatatttggtttgcttgtaatatgagatatttagggaataacggacgtgcgctaagaccttgtggcataccgtaatatccctcgaatagtcttagtaccttcttttgtagtgtaagtaatgttttatagttttgagccgtcgttgttccccaacataagacacaataacttagcctggaatatatcactgtataatataacgctttctttagccaaagtggtaataacggacatagttcgtacatacatccaacgcttctacttagatctgctgccaatttatttatatgttcattCCAGGAAAGGTCTTCCTGGAACCACACACCCAAGAATTTCTGTACCTTGACTTGTTCTAAAGTCTGACCCTCAAAGGAGACACTAAGACTTATATTCCGTGGCTTATTAATGgcaatggctgctgcgccgcgcggcgctgtagccatccccacacaaaactggctgctgcgccgcacggaagtgacgtcacaaaaatTGTCATGACATACGTCGTTTCCGATTTAGCGCGTTGTTCGAATTTACCGAATCGTAACGTGGCTCAGCTGGCCAGCAGACGctcacttgctgctgctgctgctgctggagtacggctggttgctgcttctgcgagctgtctacaggccttgttctgctacatattcgcaagcctcgaacatcatcttcatctaagctcaaccgcttattttcactgctattttatatttactaacgttgtttatatccatcccaatacgtatttttgtgatttttcgcGTATAGGCTGATTTGGCAGTATCTGTGCGTGGCCCTTTCTTTGGTCATCCGTGTTAACGTGCTTCGTATCTGTGTCGTAGTGCATTTGCGTAGTTGACAGCCGTGTTTTAGATTAAAtattcactttcttgtttctttttttttcatggtgtaatTCTGAATTGAAAGTGTGCGCAACATGACGCGTGTGTTAGTAGCGGGCGATTCAATGGTGAAATACGTCGACCAGAATTTCCCATCGCGCCGTGGCTTGTCTGTTAGCGTTGCCGCACACAGAGGAATAAGGATTGAGCACTTGCTCTCAATGATTGCTGACAAGCTGGCCAGTTTTGATGTTGTCATTGTACATGTTGGCACGAACAACACTGTTGACAGTGTCAACATGTGCATGGACAAATATCGCCAGCTCGCTCAGGGAATCATCGAAAGCAATCCCACGTTGCATGTAGCTTTTTCTGCCATTCTTCCTCGGGGGCAGAATCGGTACCGCCAAGGGGAAGAACAGTTGTGTGATGTTTGTCATTTGAATGACCACTACAGGAATGTGAATGCCGCACTCGCACAGCTTTGCCTGGAGAGGGGCTTCACTATCCTGGATAGTCTTGTGGACAGCTGGCCTGGATTCCTGAGCAGGGATGGTGTCCACCCCAGCCGGCTTGGCAACAAGGTGCTGGCAGACTTCCTGCACCGTGAGGCCTGTGCCTTGTCCACCCAACTAGAGAGGAGACAGATCCAACAGTCCTACAAGGAGTCCAAGGCATCTGCATGGAGTGGGTGGGCTCGGCAGGAGCACTTTTCCATCAACTTGGAAGTCGATTTTCCAGCACTTGGTATGCATGCAGTTCAATATTCTCCAGCAGTAGGTGGACCTTCCGCTGCACAAGCTCCTGTCTGGAAAACCAGCAGTGCTCTCATGCAGAGACACGACACTGACCAACTGGCCAGTACCATTCATGGTATTGGCTTTACGCTCGTTGGCGGTGTCCGCGTTCTCTGCAAGGGAAGCAAGGCTTGGTGGACCTGGGACAGCCTGCCTTCCCCCATTTTCCATGGCACAAGTGTACCATGCAAGGGAAACACTGGGGAGAGGCCTATTCAGCCAATGATCCCTAGTCGAGGTGCAAGCACCACTTGTGACAGGAAAATAAGGAGAGCCTCACAGGAGCATGAGAGTGCTCTTGTGCGCTCTTCTGTGGGGGAAGAGgaggccagtgctggaaaagcagctgtgccacaggctgtcggccagtgtggcgacagtgagtggaaactggtgcagccaaagaagagccggcggaaggctgcggcactgcacaagcaagaacagagctctaaactgtgtgcagacagtgaaggcaaagttcttgctgtgacagctgccaagtccatcaggtccacttcacctatgacagcagttgtgagccagaaacagattcagtctgcttcttccgctgtctgtggtagaaagcctgaaggacgaggcagtgtctcgcacaacgtcattcgtgatagttttaaaaaggtgcagcgtgttcctagcaagcagttgaaagactgctcagttagttccgcgactcactgtgaatctgtcacgaatgacgctgtgaacgaggtttctgtctgcaaaagccatctaccagcactgactcgggattgcatgcgaattgagcgcgatcctggcacagaggctggtgaccctatggaagctgggtgcactgcagctgtgcagtacaagtattgtgaggctGCTTTGACATCCAGAAGCAGGCCTGTCAGCCCTGGTGCCCAGGCTATTTGTGTAAACACTGGTGCCAACCCAACCGTCCTCAATAACCCAGTAAACACACTATATGGTGGCGGTAGCAAAGTTTATTTAAATGCAACATTTGATAACTTTCCTTCTtttaagaaaagctttgatgagtggtgcagggagggcaggcatgtagtcatgataaataagagtaataaaagtccattcacatcagaagataaggacttcgagtatattaggattaaatatagctgcattcacggtcgcacaataaagcccagggggataggaaagcgacgaaagcaagcttacaatggtactggctgtgaaatggcagtatcggtaagcctatgtaaatcgcctactctgcactacaagataactaaactacaagctaagcataaccatcccacagaatattatgatttgtatcctcagaagaggctcctgaatcatgaagaaaaagaagaattctttgacttagctaaatgtaatattggctcaaaggattttaaaaacttggtcgagcaaaaaactggtaagaaagtaactacaaaggacattaataattacaagcaacgattttctattcctatccgcaatgagcaggctcatggtgaaatggttttagagaaggtagagaccttgctaaaaaataatccaaactgggttattcactatgaaatgaatcaaaataataacctgcaattcatacttcttcaaacaacgcatatgcgtgagattttggaaaagtatccagagattctatttattgatggaacgtataaagtgaatattgagggttatattctttactctatattagttcaagacggtcgtggtcgtgggagacgtgtgtgttatgccttcttacgaaatgagacgactgaaattgttgagcccatgttcacaaagtttgtagatttcaacccatttgttgtgtctgcttgcaaagtagtgatgattgataaagatctcaatgaactgcgcattttaaccagtattcttcctaattctaacatacttttgtgtacgtggcatgtattgcattgtttccagcaaaaggttaatgaaaaagctagacagcaacgtgatcagttgcttcctctcttaaaaagcttagtttattcccccactgagcaagactacttcgataagcttgctaacctccaagctatgacttgcacagatttcatttcttactatatgcataactggcacttgtgtaaggaaatgtgggtacatgcatatcggcaagcccttcctacatttggtaataatactaataatcgcattgagtgccacaatcaaaagattaaaaattatctctcttcaagcatcaacagcagataacgcagatgcgagatgaaatgtctcagaggttcgacaccctcgagggtagggtagggcagctggaaaacgtctcgaaagacgcccgacccgcaggagcgaggccggtcaagagcaagccgtacagcagaccacctgcggctgagaacagctgcatagaaaactcgagtagccaacatggcgccgcctaatgaatacacgatttggcagtggaattgtcgtgggtttcgtcgtaagcggggtaacctgcagcaattcgtaaaaaccaagcaagcaccagatgtaatcgccctccaggaaactggtgggaccgcaaaattatcaggatacaaatcatatagcactttagctgaaaaagcaacagtaaccacactgatacatcgtaatataacggctgtagaacacgatactggcgtacgcaacatagaccacgtcctactagaaattctcccgtctcgaaaaaaggagggaagcttgtttgtgctgaacgtgtacagtccaccacgacaaaa
Above is a window of Rhipicephalus microplus isolate Deutch F79 chromosome 1, USDA_Rmic, whole genome shotgun sequence DNA encoding:
- the LOC119178185 gene encoding uncharacterized protein LOC119178185 isoform X1; protein product: MTRVLVAGDSMVKYVDQNFPSRRGLSVSVAAHRGIRIEHLLSMIADKLASFDVVIVHVGTNNTVDSVNMCMDKYRQLAQGIIESNPTLHVAFSAILPRGQNRYRQGEEQLCDVCHLNDHYRNVNAALAQLCLERGFTILDSLVDSWPGFLSRDGVHPSRLGNKVLADFLHREACALSTQLERRQIQQSYKESKASAWSGWARQEHFSINLEVDFPALGPVHCGLTLLSSHQEVG
- the LOC119178185 gene encoding uncharacterized protein LOC119178185 isoform X2, whose product is MTRVLVAGDSMVKYVDQNFPSRRGLSVSVAAHRGIRIEHLLSMIADKLASFDVVIVHVGTNNTVDSVNMCMDKYRQLAQGIIESNPTLHVAFSAILPRGQNRYRQGEEQLCDVCHLNDHYRNVNAALAQLCLERGFTILDSLVDSWPGFLSRDGVHPSRLGNKVLADFLHREACALSTQLERRQIQQSYKESKASAWSPVHCGLTLLSSHQEVG